A window from Mycolicibacterium tokaiense encodes these proteins:
- a CDS encoding AMP-binding protein codes for MHGLTLPETLRLRSVTHGDKPYLSMSDGGVETFAEVYHHSCCAAADMAHQGVKAGDRVLIMAANSLEAIHAWFGANLLGATEVWINPALRGRPLQHAVAVSKARVLVTDQWNEVIAQGIHGTEVITVLLIGQQPPGDVEAVHRIARFDDRSGADTVVLPDSYDHRSTGSIVFTSGTTGPAKGVLMPHRQLRLIADTSAHGVRMTDADIFYCIHPMHHTAGKFMVVFAAMTVGAHVVLERQFDPVQWLDNIRRHNATIGFGHGPMLEMIHNTPERSDDADNPVSRIMAAPMPKKIALDFERRFDLKAVELWGMTEVCLPTWRPLDEPLRPGSCGKVLTEYFDLRIADPDTDEPVPAGEVGELQVRPLLPFTMMQGYEGQPEKTLTAWRNFFFHTGDLGWMDCDGYVYFTDRVGDRIRRRAENISTYDIESAIYEIEAVAECAAVAVASDFDGDDDIKVCIVAAPGAQVDPVDVIRHCADSLPHHMVPRYIELLEQLPRTITKKVIKAALRESGTAGAWDRRTAGIELRSLYTTAPTVGSKEGSRT; via the coding sequence ATGCACGGTCTGACCCTCCCCGAAACCCTCCGCCTGCGTAGCGTCACTCACGGGGACAAGCCCTACCTGTCGATGTCCGACGGCGGCGTCGAGACGTTCGCCGAGGTTTATCACCATTCCTGTTGCGCAGCAGCAGATATGGCGCACCAAGGCGTGAAAGCCGGGGACCGCGTTCTGATCATGGCCGCGAACTCGCTGGAGGCAATTCACGCCTGGTTCGGGGCCAATCTACTGGGTGCGACCGAGGTGTGGATCAACCCGGCATTGCGCGGCAGGCCACTGCAGCATGCCGTCGCGGTCAGTAAGGCCCGCGTGCTGGTCACCGATCAGTGGAACGAGGTAATTGCTCAAGGCATCCACGGTACCGAGGTCATCACTGTCCTCCTGATCGGCCAGCAGCCACCCGGCGACGTCGAGGCCGTCCACCGGATCGCCAGATTCGATGACCGCAGCGGTGCCGACACCGTAGTGTTGCCGGACTCCTACGACCATCGATCCACTGGCTCGATCGTATTCACCTCCGGCACAACCGGTCCAGCCAAGGGCGTGCTGATGCCACACCGCCAGCTCCGGTTGATCGCCGACACGTCCGCGCACGGAGTGCGGATGACAGATGCCGACATCTTTTACTGCATCCACCCGATGCACCACACGGCAGGCAAGTTCATGGTCGTGTTTGCGGCCATGACAGTCGGCGCACATGTTGTGCTCGAGCGGCAGTTCGACCCGGTCCAGTGGCTGGACAACATCCGCAGGCACAACGCCACCATCGGGTTCGGGCACGGCCCGATGTTGGAGATGATCCACAACACTCCGGAACGATCCGATGACGCGGACAATCCCGTCAGCCGAATCATGGCTGCCCCGATGCCGAAGAAGATCGCCCTGGACTTCGAACGGCGTTTTGATCTCAAAGCCGTGGAATTGTGGGGCATGACCGAGGTGTGCCTGCCGACCTGGCGCCCTTTGGATGAGCCACTTCGTCCAGGTTCTTGTGGCAAGGTACTGACAGAGTACTTCGACCTGCGTATTGCCGATCCCGACACCGATGAACCCGTCCCTGCGGGTGAGGTGGGTGAACTCCAGGTCCGACCACTGCTGCCGTTCACCATGATGCAGGGGTATGAGGGACAACCCGAGAAAACCTTGACCGCGTGGCGGAACTTCTTCTTCCACACCGGAGATCTTGGCTGGATGGACTGCGACGGTTATGTCTACTTCACCGACCGGGTCGGAGACCGTATCCGGCGACGCGCCGAGAACATCTCGACCTACGACATCGAGAGCGCCATCTACGAGATAGAGGCGGTCGCCGAATGTGCGGCTGTGGCCGTCGCGTCGGACTTCGACGGCGATGACGACATCAAGGTCTGCATCGTTGCGGCACCGGGAGCCCAGGTCGATCCGGTGGACGTCATCCGACACTGCGCCGATTCGCTTCCCCATCACATGGTTCCGCGCTACATCGAGTTGCTCGAGCAGCTTCCCCGCACGATTACCAAGAAGGTGATCAAAGCCGCCCTGCGAGAATCCGGTACCGCCGGCGCCTGGGACCGGCGCACCGCCGGGATCGAGCTCCGCTCCCTGTACACCACAGCCCCGACCGTCGGCAGCAAGGAAGGATCCAGGACATGA
- a CDS encoding MFS transporter has product MTQGATVDAGQPGDDKAPGTVDKATSRKTTRAAFFGFFVDYYDIYLPVVALAPAILYFQPADLPPATKTTLFYLTLIATLLGRPLGSIMFGGLADSMGRRKSTLIAVAGFTVCTLAMAALPGYDVLGYWAIGLLILLRFIGGVFMGGEYAGANPLAMEQAPPARRGFVGALIGSAYPWGFIAISVATLLMLTSVGDEAYLQWGWRVPFILGGVLGIILFFQFARVPESEAWLKAKRENAQSTREGSLRTLFRGVNGRKLAQVIVVTMGMWWGSAALVSATPPLLQTFFELPSQQVIYGLLVANIALAAGYMVYGITGQRIGRRRALMIAGVLDLVIAVPAFYLMVRAVQSGESLWLIMTYYTVALVIAMSPFGIASTYIIERFAVGVRAAGYGTGYALAGVIPSLYAFHMLYLDNVMPYEFTRWSFSFSPGC; this is encoded by the coding sequence ATGACCCAAGGCGCCACCGTTGACGCCGGCCAGCCCGGGGATGACAAAGCACCCGGGACAGTCGACAAGGCAACTTCTCGAAAGACAACCCGAGCAGCATTTTTCGGGTTTTTTGTCGATTACTACGACATCTACCTACCCGTAGTGGCACTGGCTCCGGCCATCCTCTACTTCCAGCCAGCCGACCTGCCCCCGGCCACCAAGACCACGCTGTTCTACCTGACCCTGATCGCCACCCTGCTGGGTAGACCGCTGGGCTCCATCATGTTCGGCGGACTGGCGGACTCCATGGGCAGGCGAAAGAGCACGTTGATTGCCGTCGCGGGGTTCACCGTATGCACGCTGGCGATGGCGGCATTACCTGGCTACGACGTCCTCGGATACTGGGCGATCGGACTGCTGATCCTCCTGCGGTTCATCGGAGGGGTGTTCATGGGCGGCGAGTACGCCGGCGCGAATCCGCTTGCCATGGAACAGGCACCGCCGGCACGCCGTGGCTTCGTGGGCGCCCTGATCGGCTCCGCCTACCCGTGGGGGTTCATCGCCATTTCGGTGGCCACCCTGCTGATGCTCACTTCTGTCGGTGACGAGGCGTATCTGCAGTGGGGTTGGCGAGTACCGTTCATCCTGGGCGGTGTGCTGGGGATAATCCTGTTCTTCCAATTCGCCAGGGTCCCCGAGTCGGAAGCATGGCTCAAAGCCAAGCGCGAGAACGCGCAGTCCACCCGGGAGGGCAGCCTGCGGACCCTGTTCCGGGGCGTGAACGGACGCAAACTCGCCCAGGTCATCGTGGTGACGATGGGCATGTGGTGGGGTTCGGCCGCCCTGGTCTCGGCCACACCCCCGCTTCTGCAGACTTTCTTCGAATTGCCGAGTCAGCAGGTCATTTACGGGCTACTCGTGGCAAACATCGCCCTGGCCGCCGGTTACATGGTCTACGGCATCACCGGGCAACGGATCGGGCGCAGACGCGCGCTGATGATTGCAGGCGTGCTGGACCTTGTGATCGCGGTACCGGCCTTCTACCTGATGGTCCGCGCCGTTCAGAGCGGCGAGTCGCTGTGGCTCATCATGACCTACTACACGGTCGCACTGGTCATTGCGATGTCGCCCTTTGGTATTGCCAGCACCTACATCATCGAACGGTTTGCCGTCGGGGTTCGTGCCGCCGGTTACGGCACCGGTTATGCGTTGGCCGGAGTCATTCCGTCGTTGTACGCCTTTCACATGCTCTACCTCGACAATGTGATGCCCTACGAGTTCACCCGGTGGTCTTTCTCATTCTCGCCGGGCTGCTGA